The Couchioplanes caeruleus nucleotide sequence ACCTGCACGACACACTCTCGGTAGAATTTCGCAAAAAGGGCACCGCCTACGAGCCGATCGAACAGCTGGCTCACGGCGAGAAGTGCACCGCGATCCTCATCATCGCAATGGCCGACGGTGCCGAACCGCTGATCATCGACCAGCCCGAGGACGCCCTGCACGCGCCCTGGATCGAAGAACACCTCGTCGACCGCCTCCGCTCCCTTCGCGGCAGTCGTCAATACATCTTCGCAACCCGCAGCCCCGGACTCGTCGTCTCGGCCGACGCCGAAATGATCATTACGCTCACCTCGGACGCCAACCGCGGCAAGGTGGAAGCCAGCGGATCGCTGGAACGCCACGACATGAACAAGCTGGCCCTCTACCATCTCGAAGGCGGCGTCGCGCCCTTCAAACGGCGGACCAGGAAACTTGCACCCTCGGTGATCTGAACGATTCACCTTGCGTGCCTGGTCATCGCCTAGCGAGAGAGGCGATGACCAGGGCACGTCCCTGACCACAAGTCGCGCGGCGCGACCGGAGCCTTGGCGTGACGTTTCCCGCCGTTGGGCTAGGCCAGCCGCCGACCTACCGGTGAAACCACGACGATTGGCCCCTGAGCTACAGGTATGCGGTTCGGGTTGTGCCACATCCGGTCCAGCCTGGTTCGAGTCCCGGCCGGGATCTTCGATCCGGGCGGGACTCCCCAGAGTCAATCGGGGGGCGCTGAGAGGCGACGTCACGTTGCGTGCTCGGTTCAGTCCGGAGGCTCAATCTGTCGCCGACGCGACGCGCTGACGCACGGCTGCGACCACCACGGACGGGCCGTGAACAGGGAAGATGCGGTTCTTATTCTGCCACGTATGGTCCACACAGTTGGCAGTGCGCGAAGGCGCGAACCGGGCTGCTTGTGAAGCACTCCGCCGGTTGGTTGCGCAGTATCCGTCGCGCAGCGTGATCCTCTGGTCCGTAGCCGCCGTGTTGCGCGGGAGATTGGTCGCCGCTCTCGGTGTAGCCCGAACGCGCGGCGGCGACTTCGTCGTCATGGCGGTGGCTTCAGGGGTGGGGGTAGGGGCAATCCAGTCCGGCGGCGGACGGCGCTCAGCATGGCGTCGATATCCTGGCGGGCCAGGACAGCGGGATGGGCCGGCGCGGTGGAGAAGGTGGATGCGGGGCGGCGGATCTTCACCCGCAGCCCTTCGGTGAAGCGGCGGACGCTCACTGTTGACGTGGTGACGACGGTGTCGTACCAGATTTCGAGCACGCGTTCCGGTGCGCTCGACCACCACTGCTGCCAGGCTGGCGATGTCAGCTGCTCCAAGTAGTGGTGCAGCGTAGTCCAGTAGGCATCCGGCACCCCGGCATCGATACTGCCGCCGACCACGTCGATGCGGGAGCCGGTCTCGTTGTCTGCGATGACGCTGACGCGGGGCGTGGCTTGGAGGACGGCTGCCTCGTCCACGTCGTCCGCCCCGCAGCGGTTGGCAGGGCTTCTGTCGGCATCGCCGTCGCCGATCGCCACGGTAATTGCGTCTCGCGCGTCGGCCACCAGCATGGTTCGGGCCGTACCGATCGGCAGGGCGGCCGAGGCGATCATTTCGACGCGTTCATTGCTCACCCAGCGCAGTGTCTGCGCGCTACGGGTAAAGCTACTCGAGGTGTTGTACGCCGGCGCAGGCTCGGATACCGCGACGATGACTCCGTCGGCGCGGCGGCGCAGCTTCACTACCGCCAGGCCGTTCCCGTCGTCACCCAACCAGAAGGTTCCCTGCGCGCTGTGCCGCCGGTCAGGGCTTGCCTTCGGTGGACTCTGCCACCGGTACCGCAAACCCGCGGCGACGGTGTGCTCGTACGCGGACTGCAGCGCGGCGGGGTCCCATCCCCGCTCGCGGCCCAGCCGCAGGGCAGCGCCATGGACCACCTCGAGCACCAGCCGCGCCCGCACCGCGGCCGGCAGCTTTGCCACACCCAATGGCATCAGGGCGACCGCCACTTCGGACTCGCCCATGCCATCGCTATACACCGTCACGAGCACATCGCGGCACTGATCATCGACGCGGCACAACAGCTGCAGCTCGCTGTACCGAGACGACAGGTCGGCCTGACGTAGGGCCTCGCTGTACCGTTCGCAGACACCTCGAGCGCTGCGGCCGACGGCGTCTTCGTCCAGGTCGTCGGCCCAGGGACGGTCACGTGGCCCCGTCTGCGGCGACACCGTGACCCACCGCAGCCTGCGCATCAGCCAGCCTCGCTCAGGGCTGGGTCGAGGACGGCAGGCAAGCACTCCGAGCTTGCACCACGCCGCGCCTGAGCACGAGCGGGTACGTGATGACTGGGCCGTCCGGCTACGGCTCGGGCCCGGCAGACCATCCGTCCATGCATGCTCGGACGGTACGGCGTTACCCGACGTGCCGAGTCGCGCCGCTCCGTGGCAACGTGCAGCCGAAATGTTTGTCGGCTGCACGGCTGAGGACCAAGCTAGGCGGTTGTCGCACCGCCGTGGCCAAACGGCCACGTCTCACGCTCCGGACGGCTCGTTCCTTCTCGCGATCTTGGCAGGCGAGGCGGGACCCGAGCAGTCTCCTGTCGACGACGAGTTTGAGAGGTGCGCGACAGATGCGACTCAGTGGCTGTCTCTCAACCTGTTTCCGCAGCTAGCGCCAATACGAGCCCGTGAGAGTGTGTACCCGGCGTTCGGATCGCCGTCACGGTGACGCCTTTCCGCACGCCGGCAAGCCATGACCCGGGCGTGAGCGCGGCGCCGTCATGTCCATCTGGTTGGCCGGTTGGCCGTCCGCCAAAGGCATGGTGTGCGCGCTGTCGGCGACTGGGATAGTTCGAAGATCATTGGGTTAACAGGACGGGGACCGGCGATTATCAAGCGAACCGATCTTGTCATCCCCGCGGACCTGGTAGCCGGTCTTGACATTCCACCGTTGGCTGTCACCGATGGCGCGGCCGACCTCGAGTGGGTCGAGGTGCCGGTGGGCCGGTGGGCCTTCCAGCGACGGCCCTCCCAGCGGCTTCCGCTGGATCCGCGAACTGCGAAGAGAACCCGACGCTACGTCCAGCTCGCGCCGTGGTCCCTGCTGACGGGCCTTGTCACGCTGGTCGCGTGGCTAGCCGCCGTTCTCGTTGACGTGACACCGTCCATTCGGCTCACCGCGGTCGTGGTAGCCGGGGCAGACCAGCTCGTGTGGTTGTTGGTGCGCCGTGGGCTGCCCCGACAGATCCCTTACCGAACTCGATTCGGTGATCTGCGCATCCCCGAGGTCCCGGCGGAGGTAGCACAGCAATGGATCTCGCAGAACCCCGGTGTGACCGCCACCGATGAGCCCCCGCCTCGTCCGCACTCCCGGCGCTTCTACGCCGGCTGGTCGGTCGGTCTTGTCGCGGCGGCAATCGGGCTGACAGTGGTGTTGGCCAACGACGGGCGAGAGGACTTCATCCTGTTTTGGGTCTTGGTGCCGGTGTTGTTCGTCGCCGGTGTCTCCATGGCCTTGAAGGCTCAGCCGCAGTCGAAGGCGGATCCGCGGTGGACTTGGCCTCCGACCTGATCGTCTCGGCGAAAGCGTTCGAGATGCGGCATCGGCCGATGATCAGGCAACCAGGAAATCCGGCAGCACGGCTTGCCGCTTCTTGGTGCGTGCGAGTCGCCGCGTCATGAGGGTGATGTTGGCCCAGGTGATGTGCGCTTCCGAGTGCTCGGGCAGGCGTTCGTAGTCGCGGGAGCTGCGGCGGGCGCGTATCTGCCAGGACAGCGAGCGTTCCACGATCCACCTGCGCGGCAGCACCTTGAACCCGACCTGGTTCGATGGCTTCTTCACGACCTTGAGGGTGAGATCGAGTTCGTTGCGGGCCCATTCGGCCAGGCCGGTGTAGCCGTTGTCGGCCCACATCAGCGTCAGCTCTGGGTTGCTGTTGTGCAGGCATGGCAGCAGGCTACGGGCGGCGTCGCGGTCGGTGACATCAGCCGCGGTGACCTGTTTGGTCATTCGCGATCAACTCGTTCCAGGTCGAGGAGGTAGCCGTCGGTGGTCCAAGCGTCGTCGTAGCGGAGGTCGGGGTACTGGATGACCGCAACGTCCTGAGCCCGCACCTGCTTGAGGTGGCCTTTGCCGAGTTTGCTGTCCAGGCGGATGACCCGGCGGACATGCCATGTTCGTACGGCGCGGCGAAGCAGATCCGCCTGAGATTCGAAGGCCTCGGTCTCGTACGGTTCGGCGACGCTCAGCTGGCCACGCACGCGCGTCCACGTACCCGGCTCGGGAATCGGTGCAGCGGGATCCGAGCCGGGTTCCCGGTACACCCTGAACGTCGGGAGGCCGGGTGACGGCCCGGCGTCCGCCTCGAAGACATAGATTCCGAGCCCGTTGACGTCGAGCATCCATCCGGTGTCCCAGAGGGTGCTTTTCATTGCCGCAGCCTGACCGACGAGGTCGTAGACGCTGAGGTCATCAGTGTGCAGGTAATCACCGGGCGTTGAGGTAACCGATGGCCGACGGTCGTCATCGTTGCTGACTCGGGTGCGGAACCGGCAGAACAACGATAGGGGCATTTCGACCGTGCCGCCGACCTCGGCAGTGAATCCGTCGCTGGCTACCACGTGGTCTGGGACGAAGACATCGCGCCACAGCATGTTCACTCTGTGATCTTCCCCCAGGTTCGTTTCGGTACCGGTTGGCCCCACCAGACGGAGTGCGGTCAATACTCGCGGAAATTGATCGACGATCGAACCCGGTCAGCGGAGTCAAACCACGAGCCGCTGGTGTCACTTCTCCTGGACACAGCCCAGACGTCCGGCTACAGCATTTCCATGGTCCATGCGACTGCGGTTTCGGTCGTGAAGGTGCTGTCGATCGCGGCGATTCCTGGGTTTTCCAGTCGTTCGCAGAGGTAGTCGCCGAGGGTGCGTTCGCGGGCCTCGGCGTCGGTCTTGGTGCCGTCGTGACGGGCGATCAGCAGGACATCACCGTCCATGACGTCCTCGAGGTTGATGCCTGGATCCGGGTCGACAGTTGGTGGCCGCCACTCTTTGCTGTGGACCCACAAGACGGGCCGCTCTGGGTGGGGTTGATGTTCTGCATGGGTCACGAGCGCCGGGACGATGATGCTGATGATGTGAGCGGCGACCCGGCTGGGCGGTTCGTGCAGCACGCTGAGCGGTACCTGCACATGCAGGGTTCCCTGTTCGGCGTCGAGGTGCGAGCTGAGCGTTGGCTCGGTCTCGGAGCCCGGGCTGTCTGTTGTGGTGACGGCGATGTGCAGCGGGTGCGTCGTCGCCGCGGTGAGGTAAGGCCGCCACAGCGTCAAGCGGTGCTCGACGGTGCTCACCGCGGTTCGCAGCTTCTTCGCCCCTGTGGCGGTCAGGCCGGCGGTGTCCGTTCCGAACCTCAGGATGTGGTTTGGATGGTCCATGCCGTTCCCTTGGTGTTCGGTCCGGTAAGGGTGAGCTCGTTGATGACCGTGCCGAGCGCTTCGCGCACGATGCGGCACTGCCGGGCGACAGTCGCCGTGACGGGTTCCTTCGCCACGAGCAGGAGCTGCTCCGGGGGAAGGGACGCGGTGAGACGCTCCAAGGCGGTGTTGATGTCGGCGTAGGACGGCCGCGGCGGCGGGCCGAATGGATCCCATACGTCGCCGCGGTCGGCGCCGGACCCGGCAGCGGCCGGCATGCCGATGCCGTAGTGCTCACCGATCACACGCAGGGCGTCCAGCACTGCTTCGAACAGTCGCAGCCCGAGGAGCCCGTCGCCGGGTTCGGCCAACCACGCCGTCGGCAGATTCAGGACCCAGTAGATGCCCTGGGGGCTGTCATCGTCATCTGGTGTGCTGATGGTCGTCAGGTACGTCACGCTGACCGACGTGTCGTCGGACAGGACGAAGAACAGCGTCACATGGCTGCGGGCGGGAAACCGGCGTCTGAGCCACGCCGAGCCGGCGAAACAGCGACTGACGCGCGGCGATACATGATTAGAGGCCTCGATCATGCGCCCGTAGCTGGCCCAGTCCACTTTCGCCTGCCGCCTAAAGAGCTGCTGGTCGACGCCTGTCAGCATGGTTGGCGACGACACGTCGAACCAGAAGGTCATGTCGGGCATTGTACGAACATTTTAGGTGTCGGCTGCGTATCCGCCGCCCACAAATTCGACTGGTGGGCTGTCGGATTCCGCTGGGCTCGAGCACAGCCTCTAAGTGAGTGAGTGTTTGAGAAGTTCTCATGTAGACGGTGTGGCGGCGTGATCATGATGGCTGGCTCGGGCAGGGTGTCGCGGTGTCATCGCGCCGTGGGTACCCGTCCGACCTGACCGACGCCCAGTGGGACCTCGTCAAAGGCCTCCTTCCTGAGCCCAGCGGCGACGGACGGCCCGAGAAACATCCACGCCGCGAGATCGTCAACGCGATCCTCTACCTGGTGCGGTCGGGCTGTCCGTGGCGGTATCTGCCAGCGGACCTGCCGCCTTGGCAGACGGTGTACTGGTATTTCGTCCGGTGGGAGGAGGCCGGGGTGACGGAGAGCCTGCTGACCGTGTTGCGGGTCAAGGCCCGGGTGGCGCAGGGCCGCGCTGCGGAGCCCTCGGCCGGGGTGCTGGACTCGCAGAGCGTCAAGGGCGCCGACACCGTCGGACGCGACTCGCGTGGCTACGACGCCGGCAAGAAGATCAACGGCAGGAAACGGTTCATCGTCACCGACACCGCCGGGCTGCTGATCACCGCCTGCGTCCTGGCCGCCTCGTGGCAGGACCGCGACGGCGGCAAGACCGCCCTGCTCGGTCTCTATCTGACCAGCCCGGTCCGGCACGTCTTCGCCGATTCCGGGTTCGCCGGCCGGTTCGTCGACTGGGCCGCCGACCGGCTGCGAACCACCGTGGAGATCGTGCGAAAACCCGCTGACCAGCGCGGCTTCGCGGTGCAACCGCGCCGCTGGGTCGTCGAACGAACTCTGGCCTGGCTCACCGCCCACCGCCGCCTGGCC carries:
- a CDS encoding IS5 family transposase, whose amino-acid sequence is MSSRRGYPSDLTDAQWDLVKGLLPEPSGDGRPEKHPRREIVNAILYLVRSGCPWRYLPADLPPWQTVYWYFVRWEEAGVTESLLTVLRVKARVAQGRAAEPSAGVLDSQSVKGADTVGRDSRGYDAGKKINGRKRFIVTDTAGLLITACVLAASWQDRDGGKTALLGLYLTSPVRHVFADSGFAGRFVDWAADRLRTTVEIVRKPADQRGFAVQPRRWVVERTLAWLTAHRRLARDYERDPAVSEALIRWAAINGMLRRITRGHPSRRQSRRALTRI
- a CDS encoding transposase codes for the protein MTKQVTAADVTDRDAARSLLPCLHNSNPELTLMWADNGYTGLAEWARNELDLTLKVVKKPSNQVGFKVLPRRWIVERSLSWQIRARRSSRDYERLPEHSEAHITWANITLMTRRLARTKKRQAVLPDFLVA